aaaatacaaaaaattagccaggtgtggtggcgggcgcctgtagtcccagatgttTTTGCCAGCTTTGGTTAGCAGGTGTTCGGACTGCATCCTGGAACTGTCTGCCAGTTCAGCTGAAGTCGTCTGGACAAACAGTTACTGGAAGGGTCAGTGCAGGGCGGCAGGGGGGGTTGCCTTCAGCCCTGGGGGAGCTGTGTGGAGGTCACAAAGGACTGTATTGTAAGACCCATGGGAAAGGAGGGGAACGGTCTGGTCAGGGTGACCCTAACACTCTGCACCGGTGATTCTTTCTTGAAGGCTCTTCTTCCAGGTATTTCCGTGACTTCCTCCCTCACTGAGGTGACTGCTCAAAATaccacctcctcagagaggccttccctcaCCTGTCCACCTGGTCTTCTCTAACCCCTTAttcgttttttgttttcattgtgttcATCACAACCTGACATATATCCAATTATCGATCATGCCCGTCTCCCCCGTTCAAACGCTGAGCTCCATGAATGAGGGCGGGAATCTTTCCTGTTGTGGCCACTGTAGGGGAAGGGGATGAGGCGACTGGTCACCACAATGACTGGCAGTTACAAGGGTGGTGCCAGGGACTCCAGACAGCCCTGGAAGGAAGGCAGATTCTACATCCTGCACGACGTAAGTGAAAGGCTTGTTTTTAATGACCAGAGCCGAGGCTCTAACTCCATTTTGCATATAAACACAAAGTGTATGCATTCTAGTATACACTGAATTTTCCAGGAATGCAACTACTGTGTAAAGAGGAGGAAACGTGCACTTCATTGTGTTCAGAAGTTTACCAAGAGTTCATCGTTTCAGACGctgacaccaccacactccagtgtCAGTCTGCACAGAGCTTCCCCAGCAATTGGGCACTTCACAAACACACTATCATTACCTTGTATTTCTTATATACTAATAAGGACCAAAAAACCATTGGATGAATTTTAATTAGATATAAAGGTTGGTATATTAGCCGTAAATTTCATTTCAGAAGCATAAAGGGAGCAACAGCAAGCATTATGAAAAGGCAGCTTTGGGTCTGAGGGGTGGAGAATCATGGGCTAGAGTTGCCCCGTGGAAAGTGGTGGGGAGCATGGACTCTGCAGTCCAGTCCAGGCCACTACTTGCAGCCATGTGACTCCACAGGCACTGCTTAACCTCGCGGAGCCTCACTTCTCTCTTGGCAAACGGGACCCATGCTATAAAATGCACAGGATTACTGGGAAGACTGAAGGCTCGGAGCGTGCCCAGCATTTGGCAGAGTGCCAGGTGCCAGAAAGGGTACTCAATGTCCctattattgttttcttgttgttgctgttttgttttgagacagggtcttcctctgtcatccaggctggagtagagtggcacgatcacggctcaccgtagccttgatctcctgggctcaagcgaccctccgaccttagcctcctgagtagcaggaactataggtgtgcgccaccatgtccagctaatttttgtcgtTTTCTATAGaagcggggtttcgccatgttgcccaggctggctggtctcaaactcctggacttaagtgatctgcccacctcggcctcccaaagtgctgggattatagacatgagccaccacaccgggcctaTTATTGTTCATTTAGCAAATTTTTGCCAGTATCCTCTTTCCAGCAGCTGTCCCGGTGCTGGGGTCATGGGGACACTCAAAGGACTCAGGAGGCCCCTGGTGAGTCCCCATCTTCCCTCCATCCAAGACCTATCCCCCATGGTTGGGTGAGGCCCATGTCAATGGCAGAAAAGACACGGCCAGGCTTCAGTTTGGCCACTGGGGCCGGGAGCAGAGCTGTGCTTGGGTTTGCACCGGGTCCTGAATATGCCAGCACTCCCAAGGCCCCTCCCATAGGCTCTGGATCTCTCAGCCCCCCGACCTTCCATCAAGGCCTGTCCTTCCCGTGTTTCATCTTAGGAGCACTCGCCGTGCTTTCCAAGGTGACAAATCTCTAGTCTCACAGGCAGATAGCAGTCAACAAGCAGGTGGGTGAGCAGACAGCAGGTAAGTCCTAGGCAGACAGGCAGCGAGGAGGTAGGGAGGAGATGGGCAGGTGGATAGTAGGGATGAGGGCCAGAACAGCAGGTGACAAACCTGCAGAGAGATCCGAAGCAGGTGGCTGGGCTGACCCACGGACAGGCTGGTGGGCTGGGGAGCAGCAGGCAGTCAAGCAGCtaggcagggggtggggagggcatgTGGACCGTGGGGACAACCACATTGGCCAAAGGTTTCAGGCATCTTCCCCAGGTCCTCCAGGAGCAGCGCTTCTCAAAACCCTCCAGGGCAAGGCTGCTGCTTCTCCCACCTGGCCTGGCTTGGCCACAGCAAGCCCTTGGGGAAGACAGCACTCTGGTTAATGTGCGTCCCTCTCTTTGAAGCAGCCAGCAACCATCTCAACCCTCATCCTGCTCCACTAGGGCTGAGTCATACCTGACGCACTCCAAACACATATGTCACATACCAACCCAGACACAAACACAATTTTGCCTGCAGGCAGAGATACAGAGAGCTGCATAGCACAGAGGTGCATGCAAACAGCTTGACAGAAACAGATCCAAAATTTTAGACTGCACATAGAGGAGCACACACGTGGACTCTCACAGACACAGGTATGTGCCACACGAACTGAGGCACACAACACATGTGGTCATACAAGCACCCTATAGCACACACCGATATTTCCGTGGATGGCAGGCATTAAACATGCTCATGCACTCCCAGCAATGCTGCACATAAATAAGCTACCTGTGCAAACAGTCAGTGACATACATCTCTTGAAGAAATAGGAATACAACCCACAGAAACTCAATATTGCTGACGGTCTTCAAATCTCGGCCAAAGCAGTGGGCAAATTCTGGCCTCATCTTCACCTCTCAGCCCGATCACACTTGGCTAATCATGTCCCTGTTCTGGCCTGTTTCTCCTCCTACTTCACTGGTCTTTCCTTGCTGACTTCACCTCCAGGAGACCCCTCAATGGGCTTGAGCTTCAGAcccttctctctctgccccctTAGCCCAGGTGGGTCTCATCCACTTCTGGGGTGGTAAATCCATGTTATGTGGTAAGGACTCTCAAATATCATTTCCAGCCAGATTCCTGGGGGTTCTACTTGCCTTGCCAACACCTGCACCTGGATATCTAATGGGCATCTCAAGTCTAACCTATCTACAGTGAGACTGACTTCCCCCAAACCTGCTTCCCACATGGGCTTTCCTCAGGTGCCCCAGCCCAGTATGAAAGTGTTCTAAACTCCACTCTCCCTCACATCCAAGTCCAGTGCAGGAACTCCCTTCAGAACACCACCTGAGTCTGAGCCCTCTCGCCTCTCCACTGGCCCCGTGAGGGCTTGGACAGCTGCCAGCCTGCTCACTACCCTCCCTGCTCCCCTTCTTGCCCACAGTGGCCCACCCTACACTGAACCACCACAGGGATCTTTCCAAAATGTGTCACAGGACCATGACACTCCCCTGCTCAATGCTCCAGGGGCTCCCCACCACACTTACACTAAAAACCAAGcacccgggcacggtggctcacacttgtaatcccagcactttggacgccaaggtgggcagatcaccagaggtcggaagttcaaaaccagcctgaccaacatggagaaaccctatctttactaaaaatataaaattagcagggtgtggttgtgcatgcctgtaatcccagctactcgggaggctgaggcaggagaatcgcttgaatccgggaggcagaagttgcagtgagatcgagcctttgtactccagcctgggcaaagttcATCAGCAAGGCCAGCGAGTCCCTGCATGGGCAGCCCCTGCCACTCTCCCCTGCACCCACACACCATCTACATGGCTTTCTGCTCTTGGAGGGAGGTATCCCAAGCACGCTCTTACTCCTGCCCAGACACTCTCCCCAGATCCTGGCACAACTGCCCCCTCCTTAGGATTCAGGTCTCACTGTGGATGTCCCTGTGAGAGCCACCCCCAGGTGTTTTCCATCACATTATCCTATCCTGTCACCCCCCCAGCACTTAGAAGCATCTGAGATGATCTTCTGTTGTTTCTCCAATTTAGTGTCAGCTCCATGGGGGCAAGGATTTGTGTCTGTTCTGTTTATTGTTAAATCCCCATTAAAACTGTCCctcagggccgggtgtggtggctcacgcctgtaatccctgcactttgggaggctgaggcgggcggaccatgaggtcaggagatggagaccatcctggctaacacagtgaaaccctgtctctactaaaaatacaaaaaattagccaggcgtggtggcaattgcctgtaatccaagctactcgggaggccgaggcaggagaatggcctggacccgggaggcggagcttgcagtgagctgagatcgtgccactgcactccagcctgggccacagagggagactccgtctcaaaaacaaaacaaaacaaaaaacaaaaaaaaccctgtccCTTGGTATTCTCAAGGGATTGGCTCCCTCCCATAGACACCAAAATCCGAGGATCCTCAAGTCCTTGATGTAAAATAAATTGGTTCAGTATTTGCAtttaacctacacacatcctcctgtatactttaaatcatctcttgattacttataatatctaatataatGTAACCACTATGAAAATATACTATTGgctggcacgatggctcacacttgtaatcccagcactttgggaggctgaggtgggtggatcacttgagcccaggagttcaagaccagcctgggcaacatggcaaaaccccatctctacaaaaattagccaggcatggtggtgcgcgcctgtgatccctcccagctacttgggacaatgagatgggaggctcacttgagcccaggaggcagaggctgtgatgagctgagatagcacctctgtacttcagcctgggtgacagagtgagaccctgtctcaaagaaaaataaaataaaatatatctattgtttaggaaataatgacaagaaaaaaaattctgtacatgttcagtacagatgcaattttggtttcgaattttttttttttttttttttttgagacggagtctcgctctgtcgcccaggctggagtgcagtggccggatctcagctcactgcaagctccgcctcccgggtttacgccattctcccgcctcagcctcccgaatagctgggactacaggcgcccgccacctcgcccggctagttttttgtattttgttagtagagacggggtttcactgtgttagccaggatggtcttgatctcctgacctcgtgatccgcccgtctcggcctcccaaagtgctggaattacaggcgtgagccaccgcgcccggccggttttgaatatttttgatgcAAAGTTGGTTAAATCCACAGATGTTGTGAACTAGACTAGGAAGTGCTAGGCATACACAATATTTGTTGACTAGTGGCTGCACAGATGTATATGCAGACATACTCGCCCTCACAACAATATTCAAATACATCACATTAATAGACAAATATACAGATGTGGGCAAAAATACCTCCCCACACATTCACAGAACAGACTCAACAGTCACAAAAACACCCAGGAGTCCCTTTTCCATCCCCATAGGAGTCAGTCCTGGTCCTCCCCCATCTAGATATGCCCTCCACTTGAACCCAGTCTCGGGACTGGGGGAGTAGGGGTCTGCAGCCCGGACAGAGAAAGGGTCGCTGGCCCACAGGCCTCAGGCAGCGCCTTCAGCTATGTCTGCAAtttcctctcccccttccctcctcctctctaaGGCTCCCGCCAAGACGGCCTCCCCCTCATCCTAGCTCCAACAAGGGAGGGGAGGCCCATGATGGGGGGCCCCGGGGAGACAGGGCAGAAAGAAGCCCCCAGCCACACACACTGATCACACACCACATTGCATGCACAAGCCCAGGTGGGAAATGCGTGTGTGAGCACAGGTAGGTTTAGCCTTGGGGTGGGGGGCGGGATGGGGTGGGATCTGCCACAAGCCACCACAAGCTGCTTGGTGCACAAGAGCGCAGGAGCTTGCAGGCACAGAGGCCCCACGCTGGGGACTGCGAGGCTGCTGGACGGTGCCTGGCTCAAAGCTGGAGTCTAACAATCATTAACCCTGCGTGACCAGACCAGAGCTCGGCCAGGGGGCACATTCAAGCCTGGGCCCAGGGAGGAGGGGTGGACAGTCCCCTCCCTTCCAGACCGGCATGGGTCTGGGGAAGAGAAGCAGCCTTCCCTGGATGGGGCCTCCTAGGAGGGGGAGCGGTGGTTTTGAGCTCAGGCTTTAGGGTCAGAGAACAGCAGGTTCAAATCCCGACAGTTTTTGTAAAGTCAATTCAATCTCTCCAAGACTCTGTTTATATTATCTGCGAAGTGGGGATAATGGTACCACGTCGTAGGGTTGTCAGCCGGAGTAAGTCAAAGAACCTGTCCAGGGTTCAGCCCTCGGCCCGCACGCAGGCAGAGCTCCAGCCtcgctgttgttgttgttagtggCCTGGGGGCGGGTCCCTGCCGCGGCCTCCCCGGCGGTTTCCTGTGGGGGACGGACGGCCCGCGGGCCGGGATCTCCCTCCTCCCGGCTGCCcgctcctctccccttcctctcccagcccttttcctccccgcctccccgcccgccccgccccgccccgtccCTCCTCTTTCCTCGGAGGAAACTTTCCGCCGGCTCGTCCCTCGGCCCGTGTCCCGCCCGCGCTGCCGCGGTCTGGGAGCCCAGCGGGGCCGGAGGGGCGGCGGGGCCGGAGCGGGTGGGGGCGGCCGGGCCCAGTGTATGCGGCCGCTGAACGCGCCGGGGCCGGGCAGCCGGGAAGCGGAGCGCTGACGGTGAGTGGGCCCGGCCCCGGGCCGGTGGGTCCCCGCAGGGCGGCCGGGCGAGGAGGGAGGCGGTTTCCCTTCCCGGAGCCCGCCTGGGGCGTGGAGGCTCAGTGTTCCTATCCTCCATCCCGTCCGGGGACAGCGGAACCGGGCCTCAGCTGGGGACCTCACCAGGGGGCGGGGCCTCCCGCGGTCCCCGGCGCTGCTCCCTGGGCTGGAGGGGCGTCCGCGCCCGGGAGAGGGGTTCCCCCCGGCAGGGCCCAGGGCCGCCACGAAGTTAGGGAAGCGCTCTTTCCAGGGTGGAACCTGGGGCCGCGGCTCCCGGGAGAGGAGCTGCCCGCGGAAGGGGTCGGGGTGGGCTCCAGGCTGGGAGGAGGATCTGACTTTGCTGACCTCGCAGGCTGGCAGGGGAGCTGCCCCCCAGAGCAGCATGGATGCCCCGCGAAGGGACATGGAGTTGCTCAGCAACAGCCTGGCTGCCTACGCGCACATCCGCGGTGAGGGCGGGCGCCGGAAGACTGGGGGCCTGAACCCTTCCCTGCCCAccatccccttccctccccagcgCCTTGCCCGTCCCCTCCGCCCCGCTCCCCGCCCCCTTGCCCGCTGGCGGTTCCCTAATGCCCTTCGAGTAGGGGTTACGGGCCTCGTCCCCACACCTTGAACCTGGGGTCTGTTGGAAGTGGGACGACCCTCACCCGCCCGGCCCTCTCCGTGACCCCCGTCCTGTGCCCCGCAGCCAACCCCGAGAGCTTCGGCCTCTACTTCGTGCTGGGCGTCTGCTTCGGCCTGCTGCTCACCCTCTGCCTGCTCGTCATCAGCATCTCGTGGGCGCCCCGCCCGCGGCCCCGGGGCCCGGCTCAGCGCCGGGACCCCCGCAGCAGCACCCTGGAGCCCGAGGACGACGACGAGGACGAGGAGGACACGGTGACGCGGCTGGGACCCGACGACACGCTGCCGGGCCCCGAGCTGTCCGCGGAGCCCGACGGGCCCCTCAGTGTCAACGTCTTCACATCGGCGGAGGAGCTGGAGCGGGCGCAGCGGCTGGAGGAGCGTGAGAGGATCCTGCGGGAGATCTGGCGCACCGGGCAGCCGGACCTGCTGGGCACAGGCACGCTGGGGCCCAGCCCCACGGCCACGGGCGCGGGCACCCTGGGCCGCATGCACTATTACTGATGGGCCCCGGCTCCCTCTGCAAGGCGCTTGGGGTACCGGACCTGCACATGAGCCCAGACCTGCTCCGGACCTTCGGACTGCCTCGGCCCCCACGGCCCCCAGGTGCTACTGGGCGTGGACCGCCAGCCCCCGCGAGTCTCTCTTCCCCAGTCCTGCCAGAAGACCccaggggcggggagggggcacGATGCAGGGTCCCCACTCCCTCTCTGGGGGTGATGAAGAGGTGAAGTGACCAAATGAAAGAAAGCTGCATTCTCAGTGACTCAGTCTCTCCCTCTGTTACTCCTGCCCCCAGCGGCCCCCAGGCTCCTGCCACGCAGGGGTCCTAGGGCTGAGGCCCCCCCTTGACTCCCTTACCCTAGCTGCaccacccccacccaccaaccCCACGACACAGCACACCTGCCCGCGTTCACTTCACAGCAAGCGGAAAGGCAGAAGGCCACAGGCCTGCACCCAGCCTCACACACAGAGCAAGTGCACGCGCATTCCTCACTCACAACGCATTCCTTACCGGCAAACGCCTGGGCACACGTAGCCCTGTCCCCAAAGTGCCTTGGGTTCATACATTGCaatgacacacacacagcagGCCTCGGGACCCTGACCTAGAGGCTAAGGTCCTACTAGCCCCGGTGTAAGCATGCGTGCTGGGCTGGGCCGTTCACGTCTTCACCGAGGTGCGTTCAAACGAGAGGGCAGGGGTCCCTCTGAGCGGACAGGGAGGCCAGCTGGGAGGGGTCCGAGCTCGCGAGAAGGCCCGCTCGGCTCCTCCCCGGCGCACAGCTGGATTCCGGAATCTAGGCCGGGCGTCAGAGCCCGACCCCGCCTGGGCCCCTCCTGCCCGCCATTTCTCCAGCGCGCTGCTGGCGTCGGAAGGAGACACCATCCCCCGCCCCTCACCATCCGGTGGATAAAAATAGCCGCGCGCAGGCCTTGGGAACGGTAATGGGAGCCACATGTTGGACAGATGTGCCCGGGAGGGACCGTCAGGAATGCGgaggcccaggccctgcccccgCGCAGACCCCGCCCCTAGCGACCAGACCGGCGTGGCCCCTTGCGAGGCAGAGTTTACTTTCTCGAGTTTCCCAAAGTCGTGTGCAAGGACGTGGGTGGCCCCAGCCAGGATGGGCCGCGGTCCCTTCCCAGGCCCGCCCTCAGTAGGTCTGCGTCTGCGCGTGGATGATGCGCGGGGTCTGGGACTTCTGGGTCCCCTGCATCACCTGGACCTGGCCGGGAGTGAGGTGGAGACTGTGTCAGGGGGCCACCCGCCACCAGTCCGCTCCCGCCAGGACCCGCGCCTCACCTCCAGCCGCTGGCGCTGCTCCTTCTCGCTCTTCAGCTCCTCCCAGATGTCGGTCAGCTTCCTCCTGCGGGCCAAGGCGGAGGTGAGGCGCTGGGCAGGTGAGGGCTAGGGGGGACCCTACCTTCCACAACCCCCGCCGCTACCCACTCACTCCAGCTGCACCCCCATCAGCTCCAGCGCCCTCCTTAGAGACTCCACCTCGCCCCTCAGCGACGTTACATCGACTCCCTCATTCTTGTTTTCCGTGTAGTTTTGCGGAAGCAAGGAGGGGAGCGTGAGTGTCTCTTGGGAGTCTGGAGACGGCTTGATAGGATGTGTTTTTTGGGCAAAGGCTGTTTCTATAGGGGGCACCTCCTCTTTTGGAGCCACTTCCTCTTTCGGGGTCACCTCCTCTTTGGAAGCCACTCCCTCTTTGGGGAGCACCTCCTCCTTGGAAGCCACTCCCCCTTTGGGGAGCACCTCTTTGGAAGCCACTCCCTCTTTGGGGAGCACCTCCCCTTTGGAAGCCACTCCCTCTTTGGGGAGCACCTCCCCTTTGGAAGCCACTCCCTCTTTGGGGAGCACCTCCCCTTTGGAAGCCACTCCCTCTTTCGGGAGCACCTTCTCTCTCAGAGGCCTTTCCTCATTGGGGGATGCCTCCTCTTCAGGGGTCCTCTCCTCTTTGGAAGGTGCCTCCTCTAGAAGCATTGTAGCCTCTGCCTGGGGGTGGGGCTTCTCAAGAGCAGGCCTGGACGCTGGCCCAGACTTCAACTCAGCCTGGTGTGGGGAGCTGTCTCCTCTAACAAGGGGGCATTTCATCTCTCCCAGGCACCTCTctgaggaaggaggctggagtgggGGTGCCTCTGGTGTGTGGGCCTTCTCCTGGGATGATGGAGCCTCTTTGGCTACAAAGGACTTGACCTTCTGCAGGGCTTCCTCCGAAGAGAAGTGATGGAATTGAGTGTCATCTCTGGTGGACACCTCTTCTTCAGAAAGCTCTGGGGTCAAGACCTTTTCTCGGGTGGGGGCCTCATCCCCCAGAGGGGCCATCTTTGGATCAGGGACTTTATCCATTGGTGGGACTTCTGGGCCACTGGCCTCTTCCACTGAAAAGAGCCTCTCTGGAGTGGAGGGTTTGTCCACAGTCAGGGCCTCCTCTGGGATGGAGTTCTCTGGGATAGAGGCCTTGTCCTCTGGAGTCAccatcctctctggggtggggacTATGTCAGGAGCTGGGATCTTCCCCGAGGTGGAGTTCCCTGGGATAGAGGCCTTGTCGCCTAGAGTGAGGGTCTTCTCTGGGGAGGGGACCTTGTCAGGAACCGGGATCTTCTTGGAGCCGGGGGCATTCTCTGGAGCTGGGGGCCTCTCTGGAGTTGTGGTCTTGTCCAGCATGGGGGTTCTCTTCACAGAGGGGGCCTTTGCTGGGCTGCTGTGCTCTTCCTCCTGCCATGATGGGAGGTGAAGTCTCAGCTGAGGTTGAGTCTGGTTCCCCTTGGCCTGGGAGACTTCACCTGTGCACACCACAGCTGGGAACCAGCCTCTGCCCAGCATCCCCTCTCCCATGTCTCCTGCCCCTCACCTGACTGGACACAGAGCGTTGCTGGGGAGTCTGGGTTTTGGATCGCTTTCGGCCAGGGTGACACGAACCCCCGCTTTGGAAGCCACCACTGGGGCCTAAGAGAGCAGAACTTCAGGGACCCAAGCCTACTCTGACCCTCAGTCTCTTCCCGCCTCTGTCCATCCGCACAGCCACCCCATCCCTGTCCTCCCGTCCTCCCTGCACTGGAGGGCAGCCCTTACCTGAGTCTCGGGAAGTGAGCTTCTGACTGTCCCTGCTGGGTGTTCGAGATGTCCTGGAACATATCTTCATCAGGCCCTCAGGGTGGGGCACAGGGAGGGGTGTTCCTTctaccctcctccttcccccaaccccatcctGCTCCTTACTTGGCTTTGCTGGGCCCAGTGGCGGCTGTCGCTAGTTTCTTGACTGTGGGGAGGGATGTTTTGGGCATCAACTTTTTTGGTTCCTTAATAGGAGCTGGGAAGAGAGAGGAGTGGAGCATTCATCCATCTGACAGTCGCTGGCCCTGTCTTGTGCTCTATGCAGGGGACTGTGGGCAGGAGGCTAATCTTGTCTGAGtatgcgccactacacccggctaatttttctattactattattattattattattttgagacggagtctcgctctgtgcccaggctggagtgcagtggcgcgatcttggctcactgcaagctctgcctcccgggttcattctcctgcctcagcctccctagtagctgggact
This region of Macaca fascicularis isolate 582-1 chromosome 1, T2T-MFA8v1.1 genomic DNA includes:
- the EVA1B gene encoding protein eva-1 homolog B, with the translated sequence MDAPRRDMELLSNSLAAYAHIRANPESFGLYFVLGVCFGLLLTLCLLVISISWAPRPRPRGPAQRRDPRSSTLEPEDDDEDEEDTVTRLGPDDTLPGPELSAEPDGPLSVNVFTSAEELERAQRLEERERILREIWRTGQPDLLGTGTLGPSPTATGAGTLGRMHYY